The Microbacterium sp. W4I20 genome segment GAACTCCATCTCGTGGTCGGACGACGAGACCTCGATCTCCGCGACGAGTACAGAGGGCGTGCGCTGGGAACGGGCGTCGTGTGCCGGGTGCTGGTCGGAGGGGACGCTGAACGAGCGCATCGTCTCGCGGGCCTGGCTGTGCTACGAGGCAGCGGACATCGACCAACTCGGCGAGGCAGCGAAGGAGCTGTTCCGCCTCAGGGACTGCGAATCGAGATGGGGTGCGGGATCGTGAACGACTTCTTCATCTCTTATGCGCGCGAGGACGGCGAGTTCGCGCGAGCTCTCGTCGAGAGGCTCACGCGGCTTGGATGGACCGTGTGGATCGACGAGAAGGACATCCCCCCGTCGGTACCGTGGATGACCGAGATCCAGCGTGCGATTGGGGAGTCGATGCTGGTCATCGCGGTGGAGTCAGAGCACTGGCTCTCCTCGGATGCCTGTCGCATCGAGGTCGAGCTCGCCGCGCAGTCAGGCAGCGAGATCGTGCGACTCGTGCCCGAGCCCGCGGCCCTCGAGGATGCCGTCTCCCTTGTCGTGAGCGAACGGCGAGCGCTGCCCGAGGCGAGAGGCCTCGCTCTGATGGCGTCGACCGCGGCGACGATCTGGCGCGACTCCGGGCGCCGTCGATCCCTGCTCCTGCGCGGTCGTCCGCTCCGGGTCATGCGCAGGGCGCGCTCCGGTCATCCGGACGAGTTCTCGCTCCCCGCGACGGCGTTCCTGCGCGCGTCCGGTCAGGCGGCGGCCAGGCGCCTCTTCGCCACCATCGTTCTCGCGCTCGTCGCTCCCGTGCTCGCCCTCGGCATCGCCGTCAGCATCGCGGTCGCTGGCAAGGTCGATGAGCGGGTCGCGACTCAGGTCGCGGCCGCCACCGAGGCGGCGCAACGCAGTACCTACGCCGCCTGGAACATCTATTCGGGCATCGAGAGGATGCCGACGTCGATCGAATCCACCACCGCCTACCGACAGCTGTTCACCTTCCTGGCCGCGCGTACGCCGATCGCCTGGGACGGCGTCGTTCTCGAGACCTCGGGCTCGACCACGGCGACGAGCGCCGACGGTGGGTCGTCCGTGAGCGCACAGGGCGCGCGAGTGATGGTGACGGAGGCGGACGGACAGACGACGATCCTGCTCGCCTCGGCTCCCGTCACCGCCGTCGCGTGGAGCCCCGATTCGCAGTGGCTCGCCGTCGCGACCGCGACCGGCGCCGAGGTGATCTCGGTCCGCACGGGTGCGGTCATCGCCCTGCGCGGTGGCGCGGGCGCCGCGGATGCAGTGCGATGGCAGGATGCCTCGCACGTACAGGTGAGCGGGTCGACGGGCACGGGGACCTGGCGGGTGTTCGATGGGACGCCCGTCGCCGATCTTCCTGGCGTCCGCTACGGCGCCGAGTCGGACGGGCAGCTGTTCACTGTGGACTCAAGCGGCACGCTGTCGCGCACGGATCCGGTA includes the following:
- a CDS encoding TIR domain-containing protein, encoding MNDFFISYAREDGEFARALVERLTRLGWTVWIDEKDIPPSVPWMTEIQRAIGESMLVIAVESEHWLSSDACRIEVELAAQSGSEIVRLVPEPAALEDAVSLVVSERRALPEARGLALMASTAATIWRDSGRRRSLLLRGRPLRVMRRARSGHPDEFSLPATAFLRASGQAAARRLFATIVLALVAPVLALGIAVSIAVAGKVDERVATQVAAATEAAQRSTYAAWNIYSGIERMPTSIESTTAYRQLFTFLAARTPIAWDGVVLETSGSTTATSADGGSSVSAQGARVMVTEADGQTTILLASAPVTAVAWSPDSQWLAVATATGAEVISVRTGAVIALRGGAGAADAVRWQDASHVQVSGSTGTGTWRVFDGTPVADLPGVRYGAESDGQLFTVDSSGTLSRTDPVSGEVATLPGDSAEQTPTGMDAAAGTVVVAFGGAEPFLRVLTDRGAKSRDIPIAGCSPMAISLSPGADAAYLACTVQETNLSRVDLSSGAVTSAPMQRQMAYGVRALDDGVLWGGYFGAVMESSNDLSPRRLTAQETAAGACGTPVRKFVGAADGSELFPIGDGTGGFGCAAKIEFGESFESHLLIFETGDGNAAPDAAVSPDGSLVAYGLADGRVRVFTTDQLEPVYFAQVMPDSVRSISFSAGGDQLVVAGIGGQVVSIALDFTSAEDARESLIEDARTRLQNAIDWGIYLSTMDQSE